CGCCACCGGTTTTCTTCGGCGGCTCGTCGGCAAGCGCCGGGACGGTGGCCGCTCGCTTCGCCGACACGTATCTGACCTGGGGCGAACCCCTCATCGCCGTCGGGAAGAAGATCGATTGGATACGAGGTCTGGCAGCGGACCACGGTAGGGTCCTGTCATACGGGCTACGCATCCACGTGATCACCCGAGACACCGCCGCAGAGGCATGGGGTGTGGCGGACCGGCTCTTGGCCGGAATCGATCCCGCCGACATCGAACGCATGCAAGCCAACCTGGCACGCAGCGAGTCCGAGGGGCAGCGACGGATGGGCGAGCTACACAATGGTGCCCTCGATCAACTCGAGATCGCGCCGAATCTGTGGGCGGGGGTGGGGCTCGTCCGTGGGGGAGCGGGCACCGCGCTCGTGGGCTCGCACGACGAGGTTGCCGAGCGCATCGTCGAGTATGCCCGCCTCGGGATCACCCATTTCATCTTGTCCGGATACCCACATCTGGAAGAGGCGTACTGGTTTGGTGAGGGCGTGTTGCCGATCCTCGAACGCCAGCGGGTATGGCATCGTCCCCACCGTTGTGGCCTCCCGCCGCCCGTGCCGCCAGCTGCCCACTCGCCCAGCACCTGCCCGGGCCACACGGTGATCGGGTCAGGGTAGCCGCCGGGGCCACCTGGGATTTGGCCGAAGCGCTGATCTGGGGCATACTATTCAGGTTGCCCTGCGCCAGGTTTGCGCCTGGCCGGGCATACGACCAGCGCCCAAACGGGCGCGTCCGGTCCCAACCTTGAAGCGCGACAAATTTCGGCCGCGAGCAAGGCTGCGTGCGGGCGACACGCCCGAGCGCGGGGGTCGGTGAACCTACGACAGGAAAACAGCGGCGCAGTATCCGGCGCAACGCTACAGCGGTCCTGATGGGCCGGGTTGATCGGTGCGCTGGGGCAACAGGTCCGGACACGGGCCTCAAATGGGAGATGAGGTAGGAGAAGCGTGGCGGGACAGAAGATCCGCATCAGGCTGAAGGCCTACGACCATGAGGCTATTGACGCGTCGGCGCGCAAGATCGTCGAGACCGTTGTCCGCACCGGCGCCAGCGTCGTCGGGCCGGTGCCGTTGCCGACCGAGAAGAACGTGTATTGCGTCATCCGCTCACCGCACAAGTACAAGGACTCGCGGGAGCACTTCGAGATGCGCACTCACAAGCGGTTGATCGACATCATCGATCCGACCCCGAAGACCGTTGACGCGCTGATGCGCATCGACCTTCCGGCCAGCGTCGACGTCAACATCCAGTAGGAGATTCCAGAGCAATGGCACCAAAAGGCATTCTCGGTACCAAGCTGGGTATGACGCAGGTATTCGACGAAAACAACAGGGTGGTACCGGTGACCGTGGTCAAGGCCGGGCCCAACGTGGTAACCCGGATCCGCACGCCGGAACGCGACGGCTATAGCGCCGTGCAGCTGGCCTACGGTGAGATCAGCCCGCGCAAGGTCAACAAGCCGCTGACAGGTCAGTACACCGCTGCCGGTGTTAACCCGCGCCGATACCTGGCCGAGCTGCGGCTGGACGATTCGGATGCGGTTACCGAGTACGAGGTCGGGCAGGAGTTGACCGCGGAGATCTTCGCCGACGGCAGCTACGTAGACGTGACCGGTACCTCCAAGGGCAAGGGCTTCGCCGGCACCATGAAGCGGCACGGCTTTCGTGGCCAGGGCGCGAGTCACGGCGCCCAGGCGGTGCACCGTCGTCCGGGTTCCATCGGCGGATGCGCTACGCCCGCGCGGGTGTTCAAGGGCACCCGGATGGCCGGGCGGATGGGTAATGACCGGGTGACCGTCCAGAACCTGTTGGTACACAAGGTCGATACCGAGAACGGCGTGTTGTTGATCAAGGGCGCGGTCCCCGGTCGCACCGGTGGACTGGTCGTGGTCCGCAGTGCGATCAAACGAGGTGAGAAGTGATGGCTGCGCAAAAGGCCCAGAAGATCCTGGAAATTCAAGTCAAGACGCCGGCCGGCAAGGTCGAGGGGTCCATCGAGCTGCCGGCCGAGTTGTTCGACGCCCCGGCCAACATCGCGCTGATGCACCAGGTGGTCACCGCACAACGGGCGGCGGCGCGCCAGGGCACGCACTCGACCAAGACCCGCGGCGAGGTCAGCGGCGGTGGCCGCAAGCCCTACCGGCAGAAGGGGACCGGTCGGGCCCGGCAGGGCTCGACGCGGGCCCCACAGTTCACCGGTGGTGGCGTCGTGCACGGTCCCAAGCCGCGCGACTACAGCCAGCGCACTCCCAAGAAGATGATCGCCGCGGCGCTGCGCGGGGCGCTTTCCGACCGGGCCCGCAACGGGCGCATCCACGCGGTCACCGAGCTGGTGGAGGGTCAGAGCCCGTCGACCAAGAGCGCCAAGGCATTTCTGGCCACGCTGACCGAACGCAAGCAAGTGCTGGTGGTCATCGGGCGCAGCGACGAGGCCGGGGCCAAAAGCGTGCGCAATCTGCCGGGCGTGCACATCCTGGCGCCGGACCAGCTCAACACCTAC
The nucleotide sequence above comes from Mycobacterium decipiens. Encoded proteins:
- the rplC gene encoding 50S ribosomal protein L3 gives rise to the protein MAPKGILGTKLGMTQVFDENNRVVPVTVVKAGPNVVTRIRTPERDGYSAVQLAYGEISPRKVNKPLTGQYTAAGVNPRRYLAELRLDDSDAVTEYEVGQELTAEIFADGSYVDVTGTSKGKGFAGTMKRHGFRGQGASHGAQAVHRRPGSIGGCATPARVFKGTRMAGRMGNDRVTVQNLLVHKVDTENGVLLIKGAVPGRTGGLVVVRSAIKRGEK
- the rplD gene encoding 50S ribosomal protein L4, translating into MAAQKAQKILEIQVKTPAGKVEGSIELPAELFDAPANIALMHQVVTAQRAAARQGTHSTKTRGEVSGGGRKPYRQKGTGRARQGSTRAPQFTGGGVVHGPKPRDYSQRTPKKMIAAALRGALSDRARNGRIHAVTELVEGQSPSTKSAKAFLATLTERKQVLVVIGRSDEAGAKSVRNLPGVHILAPDQLNTYDVLRADDVVFSVEALGAYIVANTAANTDTPEEVTA
- a CDS encoding LLM class flavin-dependent oxidoreductase — its product is MALSFHWFLPTYGDSRGLVAGGHGLPMSGNRPATLRYLNQIGAAAEGNGFEAVLTPAGLWCEDAWLTTAMLVGTTETLKFLVALRPGLISPTLAAQMATTFQRQSGGRLLLNVVTGGEAHEQRAYGDFLDKEQRYVRTGEFLHVLRQLWSSAEPVTFEGEYIHVRGARLGHPPDPPPPVFFGGSSASAGTVAARFADTYLTWGEPLIAVGKKIDWIRGLAADHGRVLSYGLRIHVITRDTAAEAWGVADRLLAGIDPADIERMQANLARSESEGQRRMGELHNGALDQLEIAPNLWAGVGLVRGGAGTALVGSHDEVAERIVEYARLGITHFILSGYPHLEEAYWFGEGVLPILERQRVWHRPHRCGLPPPVPPAAHSPSTCPGHTVIGSG
- the rpsJ gene encoding 30S ribosomal protein S10, translated to MAGQKIRIRLKAYDHEAIDASARKIVETVVRTGASVVGPVPLPTEKNVYCVIRSPHKYKDSREHFEMRTHKRLIDIIDPTPKTVDALMRIDLPASVDVNIQ